In a single window of the Centroberyx gerrardi isolate f3 chromosome 17, fCenGer3.hap1.cur.20231027, whole genome shotgun sequence genome:
- the pygl gene encoding glycogen phosphorylase, liver form translates to MATPLTDQEKRKQISIRGIVGVENVAELKKGFNRHLHFTLVKDRNIATPRDYYFALAHTVRDHLVGRWIRTQQFYYEADPKRVYYLSLEFYMGRTLQNTMINLGLQNACDEAIYQLGLDMEDLEEMEEDAGLGNGGLGRLAACFLDSMATLGLAAYGYGIRYEYGIFNQKIRDGWQVEEADDWLRHGNPWEKARPEYMLPVHFYGRVEETKDGSKWVDTQVVLAMPYDTPIPGYMNNTVNTMRLWSARAPNDFNLRDFNVGDYIQAVLDRNLAENISRVLYPNDNFFEGKELRLKQEYFVVAATLQDIIRRFKTTKKGTAGRSSFESFPDKVAIQLNDTHPAMAIPELMRIFVDIEKLDWDTAWDLTKRTFAYTNHTVLPEALERWPVELLETLLPRHLQIIYQINQIHLDGIATLFPKDMDKLRKMSLIEEDGCKRVNMAHLCIVGSHAVNGVAEIHSNIIKTDVFRDFSELEPEKFQNKTNGITPRRWLLLCNPGLAELIAEVIGEDYVKDLSQLRKLNDFVDDAAFIRDVSKVKQDNKVKFAQYLEKEYRVEINPSSMFDVHVKRIHEYKRQLLNCLHIIVMYNRIKKNPTAPFVPRTMIIGGKAAPGYHMAKKIIKLITSVADVVNNDPVVGNKLKVIYLENYRVSLAEKVIPATDLSEQISTAGTEASGTGNMKFMLNGALTIGTMDGANVEMAEEAGEENLFIFGMRVEDVAELDKKGYNATTYYKKIPELKQVMDQITSGFFSPKNPELFKDLTDMLFKYDRFKVFADFEAYVKSQEKVSKLYQNPKEWTKMVIKNIAATGKFSSDRTITDYATEVWGVEPTDLKIPPPNEPREAIEETARALKKM, encoded by the exons ATGGCGACACCTCTCACCGACCAGGAGAAGCGCAAGCAGATCAGCATCAGGGGGATTGTCGGGGTGGAAAATGTTGCCGAGCTCAAGAAGGGCTTCAACCGCCATCTGCACTTCACTCTGGTGAAGGACAGAAACATTGCGACGCCTCGGGATTATTATTTCGCCCTGGCTCACACGGTGAGAGATCACCTGGTGGGGCGATGGATCAGGACGCAGCAGTTTTACTATGAAGCAGACCCGAAG CGGGTGTATTATCTGTCTCTGGAGTTCTACATGGGCAGGACGCTGCAAAACACCATGATCAACCTGGGGCTGCAGAACGCCTGCGATGAGGCCATCTACCAG CTTGGCCTGGACatggaggacctggaggagatggaggaggatgcAGGTCTGGGGAACGGAGGTCTGGGCAGACTGGCAG CATGCTTCCTGGATTCGATGGCCACCTTGGGTCTTGCAGCGTACGGTTATGGCATCCGATACGAATATGGAATCTTCAACCAAAAGATTAGAGACGGCTGGCAG GTGGAGGAGGCGGATGATTGGTTGAGGCACGGAAACCCCTGGGAGAAAGCCCGTCCTGAGTACATGTTACCAGTTCACTTCTACGGACGAGTAGAAGAGACAAAAGATGGCTCCAAATGGGTGGACACTCAG GTGGTTCTGGCCATGCCCTACGACACCCCCATCCCAGGCTACATGAACAACACTGTGAACACCATGAGGCTGTGGTCTGCTCGCGCTCCCAATGACTTCAACTTGAGAGACT TTAATGTTGGAGATTACATCCAGGCTGTTCTGGACAGAAATCTGGCGGAGAATATCTCTCGTGTGCTCTACCCCAACGACAAT TTCTTTGAGGGAAAGGAACTTCGTCTGAAGCAGGAGTACTTTGTCGTGGCGGCCACACTCCAAGACATCATCCGTCGCTTCAAGACCACGAAGAAGGGCACCGCCGGCCGCAGCTCGTTCGAGAGCTTCCCAGACAAA GTTGCCATCCAGCTGAATGACACTCACCCGGCCATGGCCATCCCAGAACTGATGAGGATCTTTGTGGACATCGAGAAACTCGACTGGGACACG GCCTGGGACCTCACCAAGCGCACCTTCGCCTACACCAACCACACCGTTCTGCCCGAGGCGCTGGAGCGCTGGCcggtggagctgctggagacTCTGCTGCCCCGACACCTGCAGATCATCTACCAGATCAACCAGATCCACCTCGAC GGGATTGCAACCCTCTTTCCAAAAGACATGGACAAGCTGCGGAAAATGTCTCTAATTGAAGAAGACGGATGCAAGAGGGTCAACATGGCTCACCTGTGCATCGTGGGATCTCACGCTGTCAACGGAGTCGCTGAGATACACTCCAACATCATCAAGACTGATGT ATTCCGTGATTTCAGTGAACTGGAACCAGAGAAGTTTCAGAACAAGACGAACGGCATCACTCCCAGACgctggctgctgctctgcaacCCCGGGCTGGCGGAGCTTATAGCCGAG GTTATCGGGGAGGATTATGTGAAAGACCTCAGCCAGCTAAGGAAGCTGAACGACTTTGTCGATGATGCTGCCTTCATCCGGGATGTCTCTAAAGTCAAACAG GACAACAAGGTGAAATTCGCCCAGTACCTGGAAAAAGAGTACAGGGTAGAAATAAACCCGTCCTCCATGTTTGACGTCCATGTGAAGAGAATCCATGAGTACAAGCGTCAGCTCCTCAACTGCCTGCACATCATCGTCATGTACAACC gcATCAAGAAGAACCCCACTGCACCTTTTGTACCACGGACGATGATCATCGGTGGCAAG GCCGCTCCCGGGTATCACATGGCAAAGAAGATCATCAAGCTGATCACCTCTGTGGCTGATGTGGTGAACAACGACCCAGTGGTGGGCAACAAGCTGAAGGTCATCTACCTGGAGAACTACAGGGTCTCCCTCGCAGAGAAAG TGATCCCTGCCACAGATCTGTCGGAGCAGATCTCCACTGCCGGCACCGAGGCCTCAGGAACAGGCAACATGAAATTCATGCTGAACGGAGCGCTCACCATCGGCACCATGGACGGAGCCAACGTGGAGATGGccgaggaggcaggagaggagaaccTCTTCATCTTCGGCATGAGGGTGGAGGACGTGGCTGAACTGGACAAAAAGGG atATAATGCCACGACATACTACAAGAAGATTCCAGAGCTGAAACAAGTCATGGACCAGATCACAAGTGGATTTTTCAGCCCCAAAAATCCAGAGCTTTTCAAAGACCTCACCGACATGCTCTTCAAATACGACCG TTTCAAAGTGTTTGCAGACTTCGAAGCCTACGTGAAAAGCCAAGAGAAAGTCAGCAAACTGTATCAG aATCCAAAGGAGTGGACGAAGATGGTGATCAAGAACATCGCGGCCACAGGCAAATTCTCCAGCGACCGAACCATCACAGATTACGCGACCGAGGTGTGGGGGGTGGAGCCGACCGACCTGAAGATCCCGCCTCCAAACGAGCCGCGAGAGGCCATCGAAGAGACCGCCAGGGCTTTGAAGAAAATGTGA
- the LOC139908861 gene encoding lysophosphatidylserine lipase ABHD12-like: MKRAVLFVITVYVSAPVLLYLFPWILGHVIYAHLLRIPFLVDLDRPEELLNHTCNFYLTTEEGISVGVWHTLPASQWEEAAGRGPEWYRETLGDGRPVIIYLHGNAGTRALNHRVELAKILSAVGYHVLSLDYRGFGDSSGEPSEAGLTTDALYLYQWVKTHSSGSLVCLWGHSLGTGVATNAALKLQEQGSAVDALILQAPYTSIGEVVASRPITKMYMFFPGFESLLWNILEMNNIVFANEKNLKTLTSPLLLLHAEDDDIVPYHMGLKLYQISLQTQKERNTEVQVQMISYSASLGYLHNKIYLDPNLSSVVVKFLQNLRQ; this comes from the exons ATGAAGAGGGCTGTGTTATTTGTGATCACTGTCTATGTCTCTGCACCTGTCCTTCTCTACCTGTTCCCTTGGATACTGGGCCATGTCATATATGCCCACTTGT TGAGGATTCCCTTCTTGGTGGATCTTGACAGACCTGAGGAGCTGCTGAACCACACCTGCAACTTCTACCTCACTACTGAGGAGGGCATCTCAGTGGGAGTATG GCATACGCTCCCTGCCAGCCAATGGGAGGAGGCCGCGGGGAGAGGCCCTGAGTGGTACCGGGAGACTCTGGGAGACGGACGCCCTGTTATTATctatctccatggcaacgcggGGACCAG GGCTTTAAATCACAGAGTAGAACTGGCGAAG ATCTTAAGCGCTGTGGGGTATCATGTCTTGTCTTTAGACTACAGAG GTTTTGGAGACTCCAGTGGGGAGCCCAGTGAAGCTGGGCTGACCACCGACGCCCTCTATCTGTACCAGTGGGTAAAGACACACAGCAGTGGGAGTCTGGTCTGTCTGTGGGGACACTCCCTCGGCACCGG GGTGGCAACCAATGCTGCACTGAAATTACAGGAGCAag GGTCTGCTGTTGATGCTTTAATCCTTCAAGCTCCATACACCAGCATTGGAGAGGTGGTAGCCAGCCGTCCAATCACTAAG atgtaTATGTTCTTCCCAGGATTTGAAAGCTTGCTTTGGAACATCTTGGAAATGAACAACATAGTATTTGCTAATGAGAAAAA TTTAAAGACTTTGACCAGTCCACTTCTCCTACTGCATGCAGAGGATGATGATATTGTGCCCTATCACATGGGGCTCAAG CTGTACCAGATTTCACTGCAGACTCAGAAAGAGCGTAACACGGAGGTTCAGGTTCAGATGATCTCCTACAGCGCAAGTCTTGGATACTTGCACAACAAAATCTACTTAGATCCCAATCTGTCAAGTGTGGTTGT GAAATTTCTACAAAACCTGAGACAGTAA